Genomic segment of Parageobacillus genomosp. 1:
CATCCAAAAAGGCAGCGCCGAATACATAAAAGCAAGTTTGGCGCTATTTTTCGGCGGGTTTGTCACCTTTGCGATTTTATACACGACACAGCCGCTGTTGCCGATTTTCGCGAAAGAATTTCACGTTTCCGCCGCATCCGCCAGCTTAACGGTGTCTGCGTCTACTGGAACGTTAGCGGTAATGATGCTCATAGCAGCCAGTTTATCCGACCGCATCGGCAAAAAGAATGTGATGATGATGTCCATGCTGCTGACATCAATATTGTCGATGGCCATGGCATTTAGCCCAAACTTTATTTCCCTTGTCCTTGCACGCACGTTTCTCGGCATGACAGCCGCGGGCATTCCGTCCCTGGCGATGGCCTACGTCGCTGAGGAATTTCATCCAACCGGAATCGGAAAAGTAATGGGTCTCTATATTAGCGGGACGAGTATCGGCGGCATGGCTGGACGGATTGTAACAGGCCTGTTAACCGACTTGTTTTCGTGGCGGACGGCGCTGTTTGCCATCGGCGCGATTTCCCTTCTGTTAAGCGTAATTTTTGCTCTCATTCTCCCGACACCTCGTCATTCGGTGAAAAAACCGCTCAACGGCAAAACCGCGATGCGGGCGTATGCTGTCCATTTGCGAAACAAACCGTTAATGGCTCTCATTGTGCTTGGCTTTTTATTTATGGGCGGATTTGTGACGTTGTATAACTATATCGGCTTTTTATTAAGCGAGCCGCCGTATTCATTC
This window contains:
- a CDS encoding MFS transporter; its protein translation is MTYIQKGSAEYIKASLALFFGGFVTFAILYTTQPLLPIFAKEFHVSAASASLTVSASTGTLAVMMLIAASLSDRIGKKNVMMMSMLLTSILSMAMAFSPNFISLVLARTFLGMTAAGIPSLAMAYVAEEFHPTGIGKVMGLYISGTSIGGMAGRIVTGLLTDLFSWRTALFAIGAISLLLSVIFALILPTPRHSVKKPLNGKTAMRAYAVHLRNKPLMALIVLGFLFMGGFVTLYNYIGFLLSEPPYSFSQSILGFLFIVYIFGSFSSVYMGRKADLYGHALVLSISVALTALGAVVTLVPSVVVKIIGLSLFTFGFFGCHSIASTWIGERASVNKAQASSLYLLFYYLGSSLAGTGGGYFWTHFHWLGVIAFIVVLLLLSFPLIGYAQKQLE